From a region of the Constantimarinum furrinae genome:
- a CDS encoding PaaI family thioesterase produces MLKGEEIPYKMLSQDAFSTWLGIEILECEIGRCKVGMTIRQEMLNSMNKAHGGISYSLADTAFGFAANTHGKYAVSIETSINHIEALEEGDYITAEAILDHQKTKLGFNIIEVKRGEELVALFKGVVYRTTKDWTK; encoded by the coding sequence ATGTTAAAAGGAGAAGAAATACCTTATAAGATGTTATCTCAAGACGCTTTTAGCACATGGCTGGGTATTGAGATCCTTGAATGTGAGATTGGAAGATGTAAAGTGGGAATGACCATTAGACAGGAAATGCTGAACAGCATGAATAAAGCACACGGTGGAATAAGTTACAGTTTGGCAGATACGGCATTTGGGTTTGCAGCGAATACTCATGGCAAATATGCTGTTTCTATAGAGACGAGTATTAATCATATTGAAGCACTTGAAGAGGGTGATTATATTACTGCGGAAGCAATATTAGATCATCAAAAAACAAAGCTTGGATTCAACATCATTGAAGTAAAACGAGGCGAAGAATTAGTTGCCTTATTCAAAGGAGTTGTCTACCGAACAACAAAAGATTGGACAAAATAA
- a CDS encoding enoyl-CoA hydratase-related protein, translating to MRSITLDINDKIARITLNRPDVFNSFNREMALLLQNELDACETNPNVRAIVITGNGKAFCAGQDLKEVTTPELNPGFKKILEEHYNPIITRIRKIEKPIIAAVNGVAAGAGANIALACDVVVASEHASFIQAFSKIGLIPDSAGTFFLPRLIGFQKASALMMLGDKVPAMEAERLGMVYGVFSSETFDEEVNNLARVLANMPTKALGMTKRLLNESMANTLDSQLNLESKLQIEAAQSDDYAEGVAAFVEKRKPVFKGK from the coding sequence ATGAGATCGATAACCTTAGATATAAATGATAAAATTGCCCGGATCACCTTGAACAGGCCCGATGTGTTCAATAGTTTTAACAGGGAAATGGCGCTTTTGCTTCAGAATGAATTGGATGCTTGCGAAACCAATCCTAACGTTCGCGCCATAGTGATCACAGGAAACGGTAAGGCTTTTTGTGCGGGTCAGGACCTGAAAGAAGTTACAACTCCCGAACTCAACCCCGGATTCAAAAAAATACTGGAAGAGCATTATAATCCCATTATTACCAGAATTAGAAAGATAGAAAAGCCCATCATTGCCGCAGTTAACGGGGTAGCAGCAGGGGCAGGAGCAAATATTGCACTGGCATGTGATGTGGTTGTTGCTTCCGAACATGCTAGTTTTATTCAGGCATTCAGTAAAATTGGATTGATCCCGGATAGTGCGGGGACCTTCTTTTTACCCAGACTTATCGGTTTTCAGAAAGCATCTGCCTTGATGATGTTAGGTGATAAAGTGCCAGCAATGGAAGCAGAGCGATTGGGAATGGTATACGGGGTATTTTCTTCAGAAACCTTTGATGAAGAAGTGAATAATCTGGCGCGAGTACTGGCGAATATGCCTACAAAGGCCTTGGGGATGACCAAACGATTATTAAATGAGTCAATGGCGAATACCTTAGATTCACAACTGAATCTTGAGTCAAAATTACAAATTGAAGCCGCACAGAGTGACGATTATGCAGAAGGCGTTGCGGCCTTTGTTGAAAAAAGAAAACCGGTTTTTAAAGGAAAGTAA
- a CDS encoding 3-hydroxyacyl-CoA dehydrogenase NAD-binding domain-containing protein: protein MIENIGIIGAGTMGSGIAQVAATAGCKVRLFDTSKSALENAERSLEKILDRLIEKGRITSEEKSRIQQSIDYTESLSGFSDSELVIEAIVENIDIKRKVFQELEGIVSADCIIASNTSSLSIASIAAVLENAERCIGIHFFNPAPLMKLVEVIPAIQTSEDVLERSVETIKAWGKTVAVAKDTPGFIVNRVARPFYGEALRIYEEGIADFATIDHAMKTIGGFRMGPFELMDFIGNDVNYTVTETVFEAFYYDPRYKPAFTQKRFSEAGYLGRKTGKGYYNYAEGAVKPEPKSDEVLAKRIFDRVLVMLINEAADALFWNIASAEDIDNAMTKGVNYPKGLLAWADEKGLNWCVSELDKLYDMYHEDRYRCSPLLRKMKQNGSKFFV from the coding sequence ATGATCGAAAATATTGGAATAATAGGAGCGGGAACCATGGGCAGCGGAATAGCACAGGTAGCGGCAACCGCCGGCTGTAAGGTAAGACTGTTCGATACCAGCAAAAGTGCTTTGGAGAACGCAGAACGGTCTTTGGAAAAGATCCTTGATCGTCTAATTGAAAAGGGAAGGATTACTTCGGAAGAAAAATCACGGATACAGCAAAGTATAGATTATACAGAGTCCTTGTCGGGATTTTCAGATTCAGAACTTGTTATAGAGGCCATCGTTGAAAATATTGATATAAAGCGAAAGGTCTTTCAAGAATTGGAAGGGATCGTTTCAGCAGATTGCATCATTGCATCCAACACTTCTTCTTTATCGATTGCATCCATTGCGGCAGTTCTTGAGAATGCGGAGCGATGTATCGGTATTCATTTTTTCAATCCTGCTCCACTTATGAAACTCGTCGAGGTAATACCGGCAATCCAAACTTCAGAAGACGTATTGGAGCGATCGGTGGAAACCATCAAAGCATGGGGAAAAACAGTAGCAGTAGCCAAAGACACTCCGGGATTCATTGTAAACCGTGTTGCAAGACCTTTTTATGGGGAGGCACTGAGAATCTACGAGGAAGGTATTGCTGATTTCGCGACCATCGATCACGCGATGAAAACGATTGGAGGGTTTAGAATGGGGCCGTTTGAGTTGATGGACTTTATAGGGAACGATGTGAACTATACCGTCACCGAAACCGTATTCGAAGCTTTTTACTACGACCCCAGATATAAGCCGGCCTTTACCCAGAAACGATTTTCGGAAGCCGGGTATTTAGGCAGAAAAACAGGAAAGGGATATTATAATTATGCCGAAGGCGCTGTTAAACCTGAACCGAAATCGGATGAGGTTCTGGCAAAAAGAATTTTTGATAGAGTATTGGTGATGCTTATCAACGAAGCAGCCGATGCATTATTCTGGAACATCGCCTCGGCAGAGGATATCGATAATGCCATGACCAAGGGTGTTAATTACCCCAAAGGATTATTGGCTTGGGCAGACGAAAAAGGTCTTAACTGGTGCGTTTCTGAATTAGATAAACTGTATGATATGTATCATGAAGACCGGTATCGATGTTCTCCTTTATTGCGAAAAATGAAACAAAATGGTTCAAAATTTTTTGTATAA